A genomic stretch from Colwellia sp. Arc7-635 includes:
- a CDS encoding helix-turn-helix domain-containing protein, with translation MFLISIPFQYLHVIGTFQGILLACMLILDRRVTNAGRILGIWCLFMAFYFCSPLVIIHSGDTIFANLVGWGYFIPASFGAFLYLYCRSAIIDKPFHLYDLLHSIPFLLCLIINIDFLLLSPSDKIDLVNIGHQSGAILITQLLMGFQAFFYLGFSIHLIMKFKQQADDNLSNFNPKIFTWLWVLLSMYGVIWFLDLLGSMLEGNYVLVIVSDVLFISLIYSISLYQWREPKLFKIKELSAASNNERLKTKSELFDHETGKILLSNILGYMNDKKPYLDNKLTLDSLAKLTDLSSHHLSEVLNQQAKKNFYQFVNEYRVNFICERIAVEHNCKILDLAMDAGFSSKSTFNAVFKKFKGITPTQYRKQLKNKG, from the coding sequence GTGTTTTTAATATCAATACCATTTCAATACCTGCATGTAATAGGTACTTTTCAAGGGATATTATTAGCTTGTATGCTTATCTTGGATCGAAGAGTAACTAATGCTGGTCGTATTTTAGGAATATGGTGCCTTTTTATGGCATTTTATTTTTGTAGTCCATTAGTTATTATTCATTCAGGCGACACCATTTTTGCTAACCTTGTAGGTTGGGGGTATTTTATCCCTGCGAGTTTTGGTGCTTTTTTATATTTGTATTGTCGCTCGGCCATCATTGACAAACCTTTTCATCTTTATGATTTATTACATAGCATACCTTTTTTACTCTGCCTTATTATTAATATAGATTTTTTGCTATTGTCACCGTCAGATAAAATTGATCTGGTCAATATTGGTCATCAAAGCGGAGCGATTTTAATAACTCAGTTATTAATGGGCTTTCAAGCATTTTTTTATTTAGGTTTCAGTATTCATTTAATTATGAAATTTAAGCAGCAAGCAGATGATAATCTTTCAAATTTCAACCCAAAAATATTTACTTGGTTGTGGGTATTGCTGAGTATGTATGGCGTAATTTGGTTTTTAGATTTACTGGGGAGTATGCTAGAGGGCAACTATGTGCTCGTCATAGTAAGTGACGTCTTATTTATTTCGTTGATTTATAGTATTTCATTGTATCAATGGCGTGAGCCAAAATTGTTCAAAATTAAAGAATTATCTGCAGCTTCGAATAACGAGAGACTGAAAACTAAATCGGAATTATTTGATCACGAGACCGGGAAAATATTACTTAGTAATATTCTTGGGTATATGAATGATAAAAAGCCCTACTTAGACAATAAACTTACACTGGATTCTTTAGCAAAACTTACTGACTTAAGTAGTCATCACTTATCTGAAGTACTCAATCAACAAGCAAAGAAAAATTTCTATCAGTTCGTAAATGAATACAGAGTAAACTTTATATGTGAACGAATTGCAGTCGAACACAACTGCAAAATTTTAGATTTAGCGATGGATGCTGGATTTTCCTCTAAAAGTACCTTTAATGCTGTTTTTAAAAAATTTAAAGGTATAACCCCTACCCAGTATCGCAAGCAACTGAAAAATAAAGGCTAA
- a CDS encoding DUF6326 family protein: protein MSVINSTEKVFEDFQINVKLKISALWIAVMFCYVYGDYIEIYVPGVIADAMTVKSSIETQLEFFAVAVLMAMPSMMIFFALVVKPNINRWLNIILAAFYIVLLIAVNTETGWWFYLFLTAIEILISMAIIWYAWKWPTLEA from the coding sequence ATGAGTGTAATTAATAGTACCGAAAAAGTTTTTGAAGACTTTCAAATAAACGTAAAACTGAAAATTTCAGCTCTGTGGATTGCGGTTATGTTTTGTTATGTCTATGGCGACTATATCGAGATTTATGTTCCCGGTGTAATAGCTGATGCGATGACGGTTAAATCAAGTATTGAAACTCAGCTAGAGTTTTTTGCCGTTGCGGTATTGATGGCAATGCCAAGTATGATGATATTTTTTGCTTTAGTGGTAAAACCTAATATTAATCGTTGGCTCAATATAATATTAGCTGCGTTTTATATCGTTTTACTCATTGCTGTAAACACTGAGACAGGTTGGTGGTTTTACCTATTTTTAACCGCAATAGAGATTTTAATCTCAATGGCTATTATATGGTATGCATGGAAATGGCCAACACTTGAAGCTTGA
- a CDS encoding glutathione S-transferase, with protein sequence MSNTVKIHSFALSGHAHRVVLFAAIAGIKHQVNLIDLPAGEHKEAPFLALNPLGQVPVIEDGDVVVSDSNAILVYLAKKYAPTFLPNDPFVEAQIQKFLTLAAGSLAFGPAAARLITVFNAPINVEYTMEIAAKALSQLDLHMQGREFLVGNTPTIADIAIYSYTAHAPEGNVSLSPYPNVQRLLKNIEALDGFVAMPTTEIGLLAK encoded by the coding sequence ATGTCGAACACTGTAAAAATTCATAGCTTTGCCCTATCAGGACACGCCCATCGAGTTGTATTATTTGCTGCGATAGCGGGTATTAAACACCAAGTAAATTTAATCGATTTACCTGCAGGTGAGCACAAAGAAGCGCCTTTTCTCGCCCTAAACCCACTGGGTCAAGTACCGGTTATTGAAGACGGTGATGTGGTTGTATCTGACTCAAATGCGATTTTGGTTTATCTAGCGAAAAAATATGCACCAACATTTTTACCTAATGATCCGTTTGTTGAAGCTCAAATTCAAAAGTTTCTCACCTTAGCTGCTGGCAGCCTAGCTTTTGGACCTGCAGCAGCAAGGTTGATCACCGTATTTAATGCGCCAATAAATGTCGAGTACACAATGGAGATCGCCGCAAAAGCACTCAGCCAATTAGACCTGCACATGCAAGGTCGTGAGTTTCTTGTTGGTAACACACCAACAATCGCTGATATTGCCATTTATAGCTACACCGCCCATGCACCAGAAGGCAATGTATCGTTATCGCCATACCCTAACGTTCAACGTCTTTTGAAAAACATTGAAGCTTTAGATGGCTTTGTAGCGATGCCAACCACTGAAATTGGCCTGCTTGCTAAATAA
- a CDS encoding AraC family transcriptional regulator, translating into MTDPIVMTLTLIMVGQILLSVPVLLVRASKSVICLPLALFLLAIGTIAMLPIVNTNFPNWYQLYSAVAFPCLFVLCPSIWFYVEGITAEKSWKLNIKQARHFILLWPALLISIMIMFLPKAMHTEIFIDDIKVSTPFVITLMVSLLVIMLLWLGQCVYTTLCITRRLIAYRKQLKNVFSNNDDKELHWMNWLLFVAISSWLFSLATLLSSNLFDNFLFNIRTESMLSLLLIWGLAHFGLQQKPALSEYNENATINLTSENDNEDSTELSPPMKYQRSALDTEQSNRIANKINDIMRKDKLYLDSSLSLQKLASYVSISPNYISQTLNETLSTNFFDFINQWRIEAAKPKILANQDTVLNIALEVGFNAKSSFYKAFKQETGQTPSEFRKQYI; encoded by the coding sequence TTGACCGACCCTATAGTAATGACCCTCACCTTGATCATGGTCGGACAAATACTCTTAAGTGTTCCTGTACTTCTGGTTAGAGCAAGCAAGTCTGTAATATGTTTACCGTTAGCGCTATTTTTACTCGCTATTGGCACCATAGCAATGCTGCCAATAGTTAATACTAATTTCCCTAATTGGTATCAATTATATAGCGCAGTGGCATTCCCATGCCTTTTTGTTTTATGCCCGTCCATATGGTTTTATGTTGAAGGGATCACCGCTGAAAAATCTTGGAAGCTAAATATAAAACAAGCTCGTCATTTTATTTTGTTATGGCCAGCCTTGCTAATTAGCATAATGATAATGTTCTTGCCAAAAGCTATGCATACTGAGATCTTTATTGACGATATAAAGGTGTCAACGCCATTCGTTATCACCTTAATGGTCAGTTTATTAGTTATTATGCTGTTATGGCTTGGGCAATGCGTTTACACCACTTTGTGTATTACTCGTCGCTTAATTGCTTATCGAAAACAACTAAAAAATGTATTTTCTAATAATGATGATAAAGAACTTCACTGGATGAACTGGCTACTATTCGTTGCTATCAGTAGCTGGTTATTTTCTTTGGCTACCTTGTTATCTTCCAATCTGTTTGACAACTTTTTATTCAATATCAGAACCGAGAGCATGCTGTCATTGCTTTTGATATGGGGCTTAGCTCACTTTGGCTTGCAGCAAAAACCGGCACTGAGTGAGTATAATGAAAATGCTACTATAAATTTAACTTCTGAAAATGATAATGAAGATAGCACAGAGCTTAGTCCTCCAATGAAGTATCAACGTTCAGCGCTTGATACAGAGCAATCAAATCGTATTGCAAATAAAATAAACGATATTATGAGGAAAGATAAGCTTTATTTAGATTCAAGCCTGTCTCTGCAAAAGCTCGCTAGTTATGTCTCAATTTCTCCTAACTATATTTCGCAAACGCTCAATGAAACGTTATCAACAAACTTTTTTGATTTCATAAACCAGTGGCGTATTGAGGCGGCTAAGCCGAAAATATTGGCCAATCAAGATACTGTACTCAATATTGCACTTGAGGTTGGTTTTAATGCCAAATCTTCGTTTTATAAAGCGTTTAAACAAGAAACAGGACAAACCCCAAGCGAGTTTCGCAAACAATATATTTAA
- a CDS encoding LysR family transcriptional regulator, with product MDTIDGMRTFVAVAKQKSFTSGAKLIGISTKLASKYIGQLEERLDAQLFHRTTRSVTLTETGQAYFLKCVPVLEQFAELEDVVQQGQSELAGVIRITAPTGFGSTKLVEALAPFQKMHPKVSIDMRLSDHIVSIVDEGIDLAIRFGKLEDSTMIARKLMDMRIVVFASPDYLAEFGRPKHPSALSTHNCLLQQFSIEPHHWQFKIAGEMKSYPVVGSYSANSPRAVAHMAAAGLGIGAAPAYVVESYIKEGSLTLLFEDNEARIIPLHAVYPSGRHLPKRIRALIEHLAMVFKASSLGPRN from the coding sequence ATGGACACCATTGATGGCATGCGCACTTTTGTTGCTGTGGCTAAGCAAAAGTCATTTACTAGCGGTGCTAAACTTATTGGCATTAGCACGAAACTGGCCAGCAAATACATTGGCCAGCTAGAAGAAAGGCTTGACGCACAGCTGTTTCATCGTACAACGCGTAGTGTGACATTAACGGAAACAGGGCAGGCTTACTTTCTCAAATGTGTACCGGTATTAGAGCAATTTGCTGAACTTGAAGATGTTGTTCAGCAGGGGCAGTCTGAACTTGCTGGCGTGATAAGAATAACCGCACCGACCGGCTTTGGTAGCACTAAACTGGTTGAGGCGTTAGCTCCCTTTCAAAAAATGCACCCGAAAGTGAGTATCGATATGCGTTTGTCTGACCATATTGTCAGCATAGTGGATGAAGGAATTGACTTAGCTATTCGCTTTGGCAAATTAGAAGACTCAACCATGATCGCCAGAAAGCTTATGGATATGCGTATTGTCGTATTTGCTTCACCAGATTATTTAGCTGAATTTGGCAGGCCGAAACATCCGAGCGCTTTATCGACTCATAACTGTCTTTTACAACAGTTTAGTATTGAACCTCATCATTGGCAGTTTAAAATTGCTGGCGAGATGAAGTCTTATCCGGTGGTGGGCTCGTATAGTGCAAACTCACCTCGTGCCGTTGCTCACATGGCGGCTGCTGGATTAGGAATTGGCGCGGCCCCAGCGTATGTGGTGGAGTCGTATATAAAAGAGGGCTCGTTAACGTTATTATTTGAAGATAACGAGGCACGCATTATTCCGTTGCATGCGGTATACCCGTCGGGCAGGCATTTACCTAAACGCATTCGAGCATTAATAGAGCATTTAGCTATGGTGTTTAAAGCGTCTTCGCTTGGGCCGAGAAACTAG
- a CDS encoding nuclear transport factor 2 family protein, whose amino-acid sequence MSTRPPLPPFNETTARYKVRLAEDGWNSRNAEKVVLAYTLDTQWRNRISFVDGRQEAESFLKAKWEKELEYRLIKELWAFTDNRIAVRYAYEWQDKNGDWFRSYGNENWEFDNNGLMMNRFACINDLAITASERKFHWPQGRRPDDHPELSELGL is encoded by the coding sequence ATGTCGACTAGACCGCCACTACCACCATTTAATGAAACAACTGCACGCTATAAAGTACGCTTAGCCGAAGACGGATGGAACAGCCGCAACGCAGAAAAAGTGGTGTTGGCCTACACCCTAGATACTCAATGGCGAAATCGAATTAGCTTTGTTGATGGTCGACAAGAAGCAGAAAGCTTCCTGAAAGCAAAATGGGAAAAGGAATTAGAGTATCGCTTAATCAAAGAGTTATGGGCCTTTACCGATAACCGCATTGCCGTGCGATATGCTTACGAATGGCAAGATAAAAATGGCGACTGGTTTCGTTCATATGGCAACGAAAACTGGGAGTTCGATAACAACGGCCTAATGATGAATAGGTTTGCCTGCATCAATGATTTAGCCATAACGGCATCAGAACGAAAATTTCATTGGCCACAAGGACGTCGCCCGGATGACCATCCTGAACTGTCAGAGCTAGGGCTGTAA
- a CDS encoding S41 family peptidase — MKNILLVFSIITLSVCSNIQPSKSTELVNKKGITQTHDKYLPEGDLIPVENLQKDLLDLKIRLDTIHPDPSFTMDLAEVKSQIDKLSIGILAPMTQLESWKHLSQLNPYFQDGHMMIAYPNAKKHMNAHIDNGGRIFPVKVEIDESHRLFVIDIKNIESGITVGDEIFSINGVAVSEVVKAILSRMHGDTDTFRRALASDRFSQMYWMLYGDKGDYQIGVINNSKKSFYSIVGRKKISADQTIDLDDIVQRKILDDRIGYLRIDRFYYAPEHETAFFQFMKESWQAFHNANVQDVIIDVRKNPGGTDHYWQQGIAPYVASEPFLFLSKFKIRMTERNLHLGPFKGDLGSIVEAPYEQLVPVNGHENLRIPGKAYLLMGPLSYSSTILFLTAFQDSGQAVIAGQSGGARSCTTGRIDISNFSGSKLELVLPTLIFTRPSGKDLCHKSIKPDLFIADVPSDPAIAVAKLAKIIVTKR; from the coding sequence ATGAAAAATATACTGCTTGTCTTCAGTATTATTACTTTGAGTGTCTGCTCTAACATACAGCCGTCTAAATCGACTGAGCTTGTTAATAAAAAAGGTATTACACAAACGCATGATAAATATCTGCCCGAAGGTGATTTAATTCCGGTTGAAAATTTACAAAAGGATTTGCTCGACCTGAAAATTCGACTTGATACGATCCACCCAGACCCAAGTTTCACCATGGATTTAGCCGAAGTTAAGTCACAAATTGACAAACTCTCAATAGGAATTTTGGCTCCCATGACACAGTTAGAGTCATGGAAACACTTATCTCAGCTCAACCCCTATTTTCAAGATGGTCATATGATGATCGCTTACCCCAATGCTAAAAAGCATATGAATGCTCATATTGACAATGGTGGACGGATATTCCCAGTTAAAGTGGAGATAGATGAGTCACATCGCCTATTTGTCATCGATATCAAAAATATTGAAAGTGGGATAACAGTAGGCGATGAAATATTTTCTATTAATGGTGTTGCAGTATCTGAAGTTGTAAAAGCCATATTGAGCAGAATGCACGGTGATACGGACACTTTTCGTAGAGCACTAGCTTCAGATAGGTTTTCCCAGATGTATTGGATGCTTTATGGAGATAAGGGTGATTACCAAATTGGTGTAATCAATAACAGTAAGAAAAGTTTTTATTCTATTGTTGGAAGAAAAAAAATCAGTGCTGATCAAACCATTGATTTAGATGATATTGTTCAACGTAAAATACTGGATGATAGAATTGGTTACTTGCGCATTGACAGATTTTATTATGCGCCAGAACACGAAACAGCCTTTTTTCAATTTATGAAAGAATCATGGCAAGCATTTCACAATGCTAATGTGCAAGATGTCATTATTGACGTGCGAAAAAACCCCGGTGGCACCGATCATTACTGGCAGCAAGGCATTGCACCTTATGTGGCTAGCGAACCCTTCTTATTTTTATCCAAGTTTAAGATTCGAATGACAGAACGAAACCTTCATTTGGGTCCATTCAAAGGTGATTTAGGCTCTATAGTTGAAGCGCCCTATGAGCAATTAGTGCCTGTTAATGGTCATGAAAACCTACGAATACCGGGCAAGGCTTATTTACTTATGGGCCCTTTAAGTTACTCTTCAACAATCTTATTTTTAACTGCATTTCAAGATTCAGGGCAAGCTGTGATAGCAGGTCAATCTGGTGGTGCAAGGTCTTGCACAACGGGGAGGATTGACATCTCTAATTTTTCAGGCTCTAAACTAGAATTGGTATTGCCAACCTTAATTTTTACACGGCCATCAGGAAAAGATTTATGTCATAAATCGATTAAGCCCGACCTCTTTATTGCAGATGTGCCCTCGGACCCTGCCATAGCGGTAGCTAAATTAGCAAAAATAATAGTAACCAAACGGTAA
- a CDS encoding pyridoxamine 5'-phosphate oxidase family protein gives MSNASEKSPFHSGEKAMQQRVGKADAMATIGRKVIRSYLPEQHRDFFAKLPFVVVGSVDEAGRPWASILPGSPGFMNSTTPTSLDIKATPITGDPLSSSLKLGRPLGFLGIEIPTRRRNRLNARITAVTEQCFSVKVDQSFGNCPQYIQTRDFRQVDNVTAEKTYFKTLDSDAKSVISQSDTFFVASAVNTKNTQNVEGVDVSHRGGKSGFVAVDGNTLTIPDYAGNNFFNTMGNFLLNPKAGLLFPDFETGDLLFLSGRVAILSEHDPLLHSFKGAERGWQFIVEQGLSIKNALPFRASLVEYSPNSLLTGDWAQAKQLELAQKQSSMWHSFRIVKIIDETTDIRSFYLEKHDKGELVPFKAGQHLTIRLKNNLGNSSVIANKNNWLIRNYTLSSSPHDGLYRISVKRQKHGLASLHLHHKLAIGELIEAKFPQGNFWLDTSVKRPAVLLAGGVGITPMISMAQQSYVEGIRTRYTRPINIFHSAQTKAQLAFYDHFKQLESTTDKSIAYYPVIGKRISKQTLLESMRSLEVILASDYFLCGPESFMQAMYDILLELGVADKDIFAETFGPSTLKRITLQNDMAEEAETSIVEFRDASIKQQWHKGGATLLELAEGQGLSPPYSCRSGNCGSCAVKLHAGTVTYRTEPSADIAENEVLICCAVPAKGTDHLVLELYTQAT, from the coding sequence ATGTCTAATGCATCAGAAAAATCACCTTTTCATTCAGGTGAAAAAGCCATGCAACAGCGAGTGGGCAAAGCCGATGCAATGGCGACTATTGGCCGCAAAGTTATTCGTTCCTACTTGCCTGAGCAACACCGTGACTTTTTTGCCAAACTGCCTTTTGTTGTTGTTGGTAGCGTCGACGAAGCAGGCAGACCTTGGGCCTCTATTTTACCGGGTTCACCTGGTTTTATGAATTCCACAACACCTACCAGCCTAGATATTAAAGCCACACCGATCACTGGCGATCCTTTATCAAGCTCACTAAAACTTGGTCGGCCATTAGGCTTTTTGGGCATTGAAATACCAACGCGAAGACGAAACCGCTTAAATGCGCGAATAACAGCCGTTACAGAACAATGCTTTAGCGTTAAAGTCGATCAGTCATTTGGTAATTGTCCACAGTACATTCAAACGCGTGACTTTCGTCAAGTTGACAATGTAACAGCGGAAAAAACGTATTTTAAAACATTAGATAGTGATGCAAAAAGCGTAATTTCCCAGTCCGACACTTTTTTTGTCGCTAGCGCTGTTAACACCAAAAATACGCAAAATGTCGAAGGCGTAGACGTATCGCATCGTGGCGGAAAATCAGGTTTTGTCGCTGTAGATGGCAATACCCTGACCATCCCTGATTACGCTGGCAACAATTTCTTTAATACCATGGGCAACTTCTTACTAAATCCGAAGGCAGGCTTACTCTTCCCTGACTTTGAAACCGGTGATTTATTATTCCTATCTGGACGAGTAGCAATACTGTCAGAACATGACCCTCTGCTTCATTCATTCAAAGGTGCAGAGCGCGGTTGGCAATTTATTGTCGAGCAAGGACTGAGTATTAAAAATGCCTTACCTTTCAGAGCCAGCCTAGTCGAATACTCACCAAACTCATTGTTAACCGGTGATTGGGCGCAAGCTAAACAACTTGAATTGGCACAAAAACAGTCGAGTATGTGGCATTCATTTAGGATCGTTAAGATCATTGATGAAACAACTGACATTCGATCCTTTTATCTAGAAAAACACGATAAAGGCGAACTTGTGCCTTTTAAAGCAGGCCAACACTTAACTATTCGCTTAAAAAACAATTTAGGTAATAGCTCAGTGATAGCGAATAAAAACAATTGGCTTATTCGTAATTATACATTATCGAGTTCGCCACATGATGGGCTTTATCGCATTTCAGTAAAGCGCCAAAAGCACGGTCTAGCATCATTACATTTACACCATAAGCTAGCTATTGGCGAACTTATTGAAGCGAAATTCCCGCAAGGAAATTTTTGGCTAGACACCTCAGTCAAGCGACCTGCGGTGTTATTAGCCGGTGGTGTAGGTATCACACCGATGATTTCAATGGCGCAGCAAAGTTATGTCGAAGGTATTAGAACACGCTATACAAGACCCATTAATATATTTCATTCGGCTCAAACAAAAGCACAACTTGCTTTCTATGATCACTTCAAGCAATTAGAGTCGACGACGGATAAAAGCATTGCTTATTACCCCGTTATTGGCAAAAGAATTTCCAAACAAACCTTATTAGAAAGTATGAGAAGCCTAGAGGTAATTCTGGCAAGCGATTACTTTTTATGTGGCCCTGAAAGCTTTATGCAAGCGATGTATGACATCTTGCTTGAGCTCGGCGTTGCCGATAAAGACATTTTTGCCGAAACGTTTGGTCCTTCAACTTTAAAGCGCATAACTCTTCAAAATGACATGGCTGAAGAGGCTGAAACATCGATAGTAGAATTTCGCGACGCCAGCATTAAGCAGCAATGGCATAAAGGCGGTGCGACGCTATTAGAGTTAGCCGAAGGGCAAGGACTGTCACCACCTTACAGCTGCCGGAGCGGCAATTGTGGCTCATGTGCAGTTAAGCTACACGCCGGCACCGTTACTTATAGAACAGAACCAAGTGCTGACATTGCTGAAAACGAAGTGCTCATCTGCTGCGCCGTACCTGCAAAAGGCACTGACCACCTTGTTTTAGAGTTATATACCCAAGCCACTTGA